One genomic region from Candidatus Eremiobacterota bacterium encodes:
- a CDS encoding PilZ domain-containing protein, with product MDFLIKFKSFIKGEGAMDLRQLMKEKRFFPRIRCAVETKCTDHLGEEFSAIAVEASIYGMRIYTDRKMRPEQKIFVEAVPGKGIFSGAVTAGSGLRMKVIWCKKKPTTHDYLAGLHYEDSKKNLQASWVADLLSLYGISVGLSPQKRRKIRIPADLPLGISIALRTFTGTIIDMGAGGMLISSDMNIHMKETLTFRIGPLGNLEQFTAEGRIIHERYVQSTRKWIYGVLFLEMNEKQQHILGNYLTALCTEQRE from the coding sequence ATGGATTTTCTCATCAAATTCAAGAGCTTTATCAAGGGAGAGGGAGCGATGGACCTCAGGCAGCTCATGAAGGAAAAGCGCTTCTTCCCGAGGATTCGCTGCGCCGTGGAAACAAAGTGCACTGATCACCTGGGAGAGGAATTCTCCGCCATTGCCGTCGAGGCAAGCATCTACGGAATGAGAATTTATACGGACAGGAAAATGAGACCGGAGCAGAAGATTTTCGTCGAAGCCGTACCGGGGAAGGGTATTTTTTCCGGAGCCGTCACCGCCGGGAGCGGCCTGCGCATGAAGGTGATATGGTGCAAGAAAAAGCCCACGACCCATGATTACCTGGCTGGCCTCCACTACGAGGATTCAAAGAAGAACCTCCAGGCCTCCTGGGTGGCTGATCTCCTCTCGCTCTACGGCATCTCGGTGGGCCTCTCTCCCCAGAAGCGGAGAAAGATCCGCATCCCTGCCGACCTGCCCCTCGGTATCTCCATTGCCCTCAGGACCTTTACCGGGACCATCATTGACATGGGCGCTGGGGGAATGCTCATCTCCTCTGACATGAACATCCATATGAAAGAGACTCTCACCTTCCGCATCGGCCCTCTCGGCAACCTTGAGCAGTTTACCGCCGAGGGGCGGATCATTCACGAGCGCTACGTGCAGTCCACAAGAAAATGGATCTACGGCGTGCTCTTCCTTGAAATGAATGAAAAGCAGCAGCACATTCTCGGGAATTACCTCACGGCGCTCTGCACCGAGCAGAGAGAGTAG
- a CDS encoding ankyrin repeat domain-containing protein, whose amino-acid sequence MKAVKRGVQRFFMVVLAACVIACLPAASSGCGDGGRKAGVSALCDAAGENADVGKVRALLKKNPGLINARDEDGYTPLHHAAAYNHKEAAELLISQHAEINVQGADGLTPLHFAAGRGYAGITDILLSGGADPGIKSAKGKTPEELAAGLGCAQVIEVFRSHEGKKHSGSKAHGNESGK is encoded by the coding sequence ATGAAGGCAGTGAAGAGGGGAGTGCAGAGATTCTTTATGGTAGTGCTGGCGGCCTGTGTTATTGCCTGCCTGCCTGCTGCCTCTTCAGGCTGCGGTGACGGAGGCCGGAAAGCCGGAGTGAGCGCCCTCTGCGATGCTGCCGGCGAAAACGCTGATGTCGGGAAAGTGAGGGCTCTCCTCAAAAAAAATCCAGGGCTGATCAATGCGAGAGATGAAGATGGATACACGCCTCTTCACCACGCGGCAGCTTACAATCACAAAGAAGCAGCGGAGCTCCTGATAAGTCAGCATGCAGAGATAAACGTGCAGGGCGCGGACGGCCTGACACCGCTGCATTTTGCCGCCGGCAGGGGCTATGCGGGGATAACCGATATTCTTCTCTCAGGGGGGGCAGACCCCGGAATCAAGTCCGCAAAGGGGAAAACTCCAGAAGAGCTGGCAGCCGGCCTGGGCTGCGCTCAGGTCATTGAAGTATTCCGCTCTCATGAAGGAAAGAAGCACTCAGGCTCGAAAGCCCATGGAAACGAGAGCGGGAAATGA
- a CDS encoding SGNH/GDSL hydrolase family protein, whose protein sequence is MRAEESTRRGTSKIFLKVSFTVLAFLVMLLLAEAILSLLNYHYSPIRIQVLNRTDKRHQLAFKEVFYVYDPGLIWRPRRSIGPFNSQGYRGEELPEEKKSGTLRIFAFGDSNTIGWLWPADAPNYPLFLERLLNEGLSEKKYVVTNAAAHGYSSYQGLKRFRESLRFKPDIALISFGANDATELGITDEEFCRRDVRKLHIDELLINYKTGQLVLSLMDKLLVKRAKPVPRVSLEDYEKNIREMIRLARKSGITPILLTRPFRLQENEQDRKFPYNEATLRIGKQDHVPVLDLFLYFKDKSSCFMDSNHYNEDGMEKAAALISSGIRPSLKK, encoded by the coding sequence ATGAGAGCAGAAGAGAGCACCCGCAGGGGAACCTCAAAGATCTTTCTGAAAGTATCCTTTACGGTTCTGGCTTTTCTTGTGATGCTTCTTCTTGCAGAAGCCATTCTCAGCCTCCTCAATTACCACTATTCTCCCATCAGGATCCAGGTGCTCAACAGAACAGACAAGCGGCACCAGCTTGCATTCAAGGAAGTCTTTTATGTGTACGATCCCGGGCTCATCTGGCGCCCCCGCAGGAGCATAGGTCCATTCAACTCACAGGGCTACAGGGGGGAAGAGCTCCCGGAAGAAAAGAAAAGCGGCACTTTAAGGATATTTGCCTTTGGCGACTCCAATACGATCGGCTGGCTCTGGCCTGCTGATGCCCCCAATTACCCCCTGTTCCTGGAGAGGCTTCTCAATGAAGGTCTGAGCGAAAAGAAGTATGTCGTCACCAATGCTGCCGCCCATGGCTACAGCTCTTACCAGGGATTGAAACGGTTCAGGGAGTCCCTGCGATTCAAGCCGGACATTGCGCTGATCTCTTTTGGAGCCAATGATGCCACCGAGCTGGGCATCACTGATGAGGAGTTCTGCAGGAGAGATGTCAGGAAACTGCATATTGACGAGCTGCTTATCAATTATAAGACGGGGCAGCTCGTGCTTTCATTGATGGACAAGCTGCTGGTGAAGAGGGCAAAGCCTGTACCGCGGGTGAGTCTTGAAGATTATGAGAAAAACATCAGGGAAATGATAAGGCTCGCCCGGAAAAGCGGCATTACGCCAATCCTTCTCACACGGCCTTTCAGGCTGCAGGAGAATGAGCAGGACCGGAAATTTCCTTATAATGAAGCGACGCTAAGGATCGGAAAGCAGGATCATGTGCCCGTGCTCGATCTTTTTCTCTATTTCAAGGATAAAAGCAGCTGTTTCATGGACTCAAACCACTACAATGAAGATGGCATGGAGAAGGCCGCGGCGCTCATATCATCGGGTATCAGGCCCTCTCTGAAAAAATGA
- a CDS encoding ATP-dependent Clp protease ATP-binding subunit, translating into MSVPFDEFMTRALERAQEKSREVQNGYVGTEHLLWGIIEEKGDLAAILQEHSVNVEELLKHLDTAMRDYEGLSKEQGPRTPRMRKVLAAAHQLALQLMESRVTERLILQAILQGGTGTAVRVLDTFFPNSSDLLGFIEAQSRKSLKQKAQWLVPDKMPYLGAPIPRQFLTPAGMPIAPPQNVEMPLKMAPPPPMRGDPYPEAVGPFGRDLSGLAVARKIGPVFGRDKDIEALCLCLRRATSNNPVLVGESGIGKTAVAEGLALFVTSADAPDFLRSTKILEVSRGRFLQALSASKEAEGKFKDFVQHSTYPGAILVLDGILEILDEERIPWAVVNSLNYLKEMMEERKVRVLITTGPRTYEKRIAADAVFSKHCQRFDLKELSPADAEKALASAGAHFARHHQVAVAEALYPVVVEMAVEYIKDGFLPGKVLDILDEACAIAGLKKASRGAAELAEEDLFHAISKRSGLPFEKVSRKAEKFRTMEEEIRKRIIGQDDAVAVVCDRIKLFMTGLHEGDRPLGVLFFAGPTGVGKTELARVIASYLFGTDDHFYRFDMSEYSQAHEVSRLVGAPPGYIGFDEEGQLTGKIKRDPYSVVLLDEMEKAHPRIFDIFLQVFDAGRLTDARGNTADFRNVLIIMTSNLGSELWDEGRSLGFRQKEAESPDRKEKLMEILKERFSPEFINRLHEIVLFRAISRDDIRAIAALIIGEWKEKSKRLGITLEVKESLLEHLCDAGYSARFGVRNLKRTIENELIVPLSKKVLEEQVPQGTLVNADYKDGCLVLEREGSQ; encoded by the coding sequence ATGAGCGTCCCTTTTGATGAGTTCATGACCAGGGCCCTGGAGCGCGCCCAGGAGAAGTCCCGGGAGGTGCAGAACGGTTATGTGGGCACCGAGCACCTCCTGTGGGGCATTATCGAGGAAAAGGGCGATCTTGCCGCCATTCTGCAGGAGCACAGTGTCAATGTGGAAGAGCTGCTGAAGCACCTTGACACGGCCATGCGCGATTATGAAGGCCTCTCTAAGGAGCAGGGCCCGAGAACGCCAAGAATGCGGAAAGTGCTGGCGGCAGCCCATCAGCTTGCCCTTCAGCTCATGGAGTCCCGCGTCACGGAGAGGCTCATCCTCCAGGCCATTCTTCAGGGCGGTACCGGTACTGCGGTGAGGGTCCTTGACACTTTTTTCCCCAACAGCAGTGATCTCCTCGGTTTTATAGAGGCGCAGTCCCGGAAAAGCCTCAAGCAGAAAGCCCAGTGGCTTGTGCCTGACAAGATGCCCTACCTGGGAGCACCCATCCCCCGCCAGTTTCTGACCCCGGCAGGGATGCCGATAGCTCCTCCCCAGAATGTGGAGATGCCGCTTAAAATGGCGCCGCCGCCTCCCATGAGAGGCGATCCGTACCCAGAGGCCGTGGGCCCCTTCGGCCGCGACCTCTCGGGGCTTGCTGTGGCAAGGAAAATCGGCCCGGTCTTTGGCAGGGACAAGGATATTGAGGCACTCTGCCTCTGCCTGAGAAGGGCCACGAGCAACAACCCCGTCCTTGTGGGGGAGAGCGGCATCGGGAAGACGGCGGTAGCGGAGGGCCTGGCACTCTTTGTCACCAGTGCTGATGCCCCCGATTTCCTCAGGAGCACCAAAATTCTCGAGGTCTCAAGGGGCCGGTTCCTCCAGGCCCTCAGCGCCTCCAAGGAGGCCGAGGGGAAGTTCAAGGACTTCGTGCAGCACTCCACCTATCCCGGCGCCATTCTGGTCCTCGACGGCATCCTGGAGATCCTGGACGAGGAGAGGATCCCCTGGGCAGTGGTGAACTCTCTCAACTACCTTAAGGAGATGATGGAGGAGCGGAAGGTGAGGGTCCTTATCACGACGGGGCCCAGGACCTATGAGAAAAGGATAGCCGCCGACGCCGTATTCTCAAAGCACTGCCAGAGATTTGATCTGAAGGAGCTGTCGCCCGCTGATGCGGAAAAAGCCCTCGCAAGCGCCGGGGCTCACTTCGCCAGGCATCACCAGGTTGCCGTTGCCGAAGCCCTTTACCCCGTGGTGGTGGAGATGGCCGTCGAATATATCAAGGATGGTTTTCTCCCCGGGAAGGTCCTTGACATACTCGACGAGGCCTGCGCCATTGCAGGCCTCAAGAAGGCCTCCAGGGGCGCAGCCGAGCTCGCGGAGGAGGACCTTTTCCATGCCATCTCCAAGCGCTCGGGCCTCCCTTTCGAGAAGGTGAGCCGGAAGGCCGAAAAGTTCAGAACCATGGAAGAGGAGATCCGCAAGAGGATCATAGGCCAGGATGATGCTGTTGCGGTGGTCTGCGACAGGATCAAGCTCTTCATGACGGGGCTCCATGAGGGGGACAGGCCCCTGGGAGTCCTCTTCTTCGCAGGCCCGACAGGTGTGGGAAAAACGGAGCTTGCCCGCGTCATTGCCTCGTATCTCTTCGGAACTGATGATCACTTCTACCGCTTTGATATGTCCGAATACAGCCAGGCCCATGAGGTCTCGCGCCTGGTAGGGGCACCGCCGGGCTACATCGGCTTTGATGAAGAGGGGCAGCTCACCGGCAAGATAAAGCGGGATCCTTATTCGGTGGTGCTCCTTGACGAGATGGAGAAGGCTCACCCCAGGATCTTTGACATCTTTCTCCAGGTGTTCGATGCAGGGAGGCTCACCGACGCCAGGGGGAACACTGCAGATTTCAGGAATGTACTTATCATCATGACCAGCAACCTGGGGTCTGAGCTGTGGGACGAGGGGCGCTCACTGGGCTTCAGGCAGAAGGAGGCCGAAAGCCCCGACAGGAAGGAGAAGCTCATGGAGATCCTGAAGGAGCGCTTCAGCCCAGAGTTCATCAACAGGCTTCATGAGATCGTGCTTTTCAGGGCCATCTCCCGTGACGACATCCGCGCCATCGCCGCCCTTATAATCGGCGAGTGGAAGGAAAAGTCGAAAAGGCTCGGCATCACTCTCGAGGTGAAGGAAAGCCTGCTGGAGCACCTCTGTGATGCCGGCTACAGCGCCAGGTTCGGCGTCAGGAACCTGAAGCGCACCATAGAAAATGAGCTCATCGTGCCTCTCTCCAAGAAGGTGCTGGAAGAGCAGGTCCCCCAGGGGACCCTGGTGAATGCAGACTATAAGGACGGTTGCCTTGTCCTGGAAAGAGAGGGAAGCCAGTGA
- a CDS encoding protein kinase, whose translation MMDGLLSEGTLVNNRYRIIRLLGRGGMGAVYLCEDNELAGKVWALKEMSLRFAPGFLREQIIEQFKTEVKILATLNHPNLPHISHFFQENDKYFMVMEHVEGKNLAEKIEEAGTPLREAEVTSWAAQICDVLQYLHSQSPHPIIYRDLKPSNIMVRENGQIKLIDFGIARFFDPCKSTDTFKMGSVGFSPPEQYRGKGTTDARSDIYSLGATLHFLCTNRDPQEEAPFSFPAPRTLNSSLSPRIDRIIMRALEYKKERRFESAAEMKEALQQDEGILWNNALTRKFLTSPLTARFLENPAAQREKVAVLFILLFILGIALAVDSVKLYSHYRESQEHRRARGHYLRGQHFQEHSRYREALNEYELALQDYKDDIMAQYAVGLMHSKLSEPEKAEAAFHKTLKLDSKCAPALRELGYLSLKRNDPGKSREFLEKALSYEPTDGITYYYLALGYEKEKNLAEALRCYEEYLRCTPGAPDEKELREHMKSLR comes from the coding sequence ATGATGGACGGCCTTCTGAGCGAGGGGACCTTGGTCAACAACAGGTATAGAATCATACGCCTCCTCGGGCGGGGAGGGATGGGCGCCGTGTACCTCTGCGAGGATAATGAGCTTGCGGGAAAGGTATGGGCCCTCAAGGAGATGAGCCTCCGCTTCGCCCCGGGCTTTCTCAGGGAGCAGATCATAGAGCAGTTCAAGACGGAAGTGAAGATCCTGGCCACCCTCAACCACCCCAACCTCCCCCATATCTCCCACTTTTTCCAGGAAAACGACAAATACTTCATGGTCATGGAGCATGTGGAGGGGAAAAACCTCGCCGAAAAGATTGAGGAAGCCGGCACTCCTCTCAGGGAAGCGGAAGTGACCTCATGGGCGGCACAGATCTGCGACGTGCTGCAGTACCTCCACAGCCAGTCACCGCACCCCATCATTTACCGCGACCTGAAGCCGTCAAACATCATGGTCCGGGAGAACGGCCAGATCAAGCTCATCGACTTCGGCATCGCCCGGTTCTTTGATCCCTGCAAGTCCACCGACACTTTCAAGATGGGCTCCGTGGGCTTCTCGCCGCCCGAGCAGTACAGGGGCAAGGGCACCACAGACGCCCGCTCCGACATCTACTCCCTGGGCGCCACCCTCCATTTCCTCTGCACCAACCGCGATCCCCAGGAGGAGGCGCCCTTCTCCTTCCCGGCGCCGAGAACCCTCAACTCATCGCTTTCGCCCAGGATCGACCGCATCATCATGCGGGCCCTTGAATACAAGAAGGAGCGCCGCTTTGAATCGGCGGCCGAGATGAAGGAGGCCCTCCAGCAGGATGAAGGGATCCTCTGGAACAACGCCCTCACCAGGAAATTTCTGACCTCCCCCCTCACCGCGCGCTTCCTCGAGAATCCTGCGGCCCAGAGGGAGAAAGTAGCCGTCCTCTTTATCCTTCTTTTCATCCTGGGAATCGCCCTCGCGGTGGACTCGGTGAAGCTTTACTCCCACTACAGGGAGAGCCAGGAGCACAGGCGCGCGAGGGGCCACTACCTGAGAGGCCAGCACTTCCAGGAGCATTCCAGATACCGTGAGGCCCTCAATGAATATGAGCTGGCGCTCCAGGACTACAAGGACGACATCATGGCCCAGTACGCCGTGGGCCTGATGCACTCAAAGCTCTCCGAGCCTGAAAAGGCCGAGGCGGCCTTTCACAAGACCCTCAAGCTCGACAGCAAATGCGCCCCTGCCCTCAGGGAGCTTGGCTACCTCTCGCTCAAGAGGAACGATCCCGGAAAAAGCCGGGAATTCCTTGAGAAAGCCCTCTCGTATGAACCTACCGACGGAATCACCTATTATTATCTCGCCCTTGGGTATGAGAAGGAAAAGAACCTGGCCGAGGCCCTCCGCTGCTACGAGGAATACCTGCGCTGCACTCCCGGCGCCCCCGATGAGAAAGAGCTCAGGGAGCACATGAAGTCGCTCAGGTGA
- a CDS encoding HAMP domain-containing sensor histidine kinase, with protein MKKLDKKGWLHKHIILLGIVFAALYWLLQSAMKAFILYEDSFARELCPSSTEELWLRTLVVTLLLMFATFVQVIITRLNRAEEALRRAREDFVAILTHDLKGPLSSIMAYTQLIISPKAGGISAEKISFARSVLFSSEEMMGMIQNMANVSRIEGGFAVELHREPFPLKALIDEMEKNYEPLAEQSGLSLEFLCPGDVVVDGDRVKLRQVFHNLLSNALRYTPRGGQISVKVSADNGRADVEVGDTGKGIPRREQKGIFNKYSQVKGDRRSTGLGLFIVKSFLESHGAEITLESDEGRGTKFFFSLPMACGEGGRDGPERNGQ; from the coding sequence ATGAAAAAACTTGATAAAAAAGGCTGGCTCCATAAACACATAATCCTTCTCGGCATTGTGTTCGCGGCCCTTTACTGGCTTCTCCAGTCAGCGATGAAGGCCTTTATCCTGTACGAGGACAGCTTTGCCCGGGAGCTCTGCCCGTCCTCCACGGAAGAGCTGTGGCTGAGAACCCTGGTGGTCACCCTTCTTTTGATGTTTGCCACCTTTGTGCAGGTCATCATCACGAGGCTCAACAGGGCCGAGGAGGCCCTGAGGCGCGCCCGCGAGGACTTTGTGGCCATCCTGACCCATGACCTCAAGGGCCCCCTCTCGTCAATAATGGCTTACACGCAGCTCATCATCAGCCCCAAGGCCGGCGGGATCTCCGCCGAGAAGATCTCCTTTGCCCGTTCAGTCCTCTTCTCGAGCGAGGAGATGATGGGCATGATACAGAACATGGCCAATGTCTCAAGGATTGAAGGCGGATTCGCCGTGGAGCTTCACCGCGAGCCATTCCCCCTGAAAGCCCTCATTGACGAGATGGAGAAAAACTACGAGCCTCTTGCCGAGCAGTCAGGCCTTTCCCTGGAGTTCCTCTGCCCCGGCGACGTCGTCGTGGACGGCGACAGGGTGAAGCTGCGCCAGGTCTTTCATAACCTTCTCTCCAACGCCCTGCGCTATACCCCGCGGGGCGGGCAGATCTCCGTGAAGGTCTCGGCGGATAACGGGAGGGCCGACGTTGAGGTAGGCGACACAGGAAAAGGCATCCCCCGGCGAGAACAGAAAGGGATATTCAACAAGTACTCGCAGGTAAAAGGGGACAGGCGCAGCACAGGACTGGGACTTTTTATCGTGAAGTCCTTCCTGGAGAGCCATGGCGCGGAGATAACCCTTGAAAGCGATGAGGGCAGGGGCACGAAATTCTTTTTCAGCCTCCCCATGGCCTGTGGAGAAGGAGGGCGCGATGGACCAGAGCGCAATGGACAATGA
- a CDS encoding ATP-binding protein, giving the protein MDQSAMDNEEKSLLDAVFSSMGDGVYYTDGERRILRWNRAAEELSGYHEDEVLGRPCSEILNHTSKCGKELCTEGCPLVKVMEGDTSVFVEEVWLRRKDGKRVPVEVNCTTVRDEGGNLLGMVEIFRDRTKQWDLARLREEFLAAMTHDLKSPMSAIIGFTDLLADPRLGEIPEAKMEFVRMIQHSSTMVLAMISNILDSARIEAGQMLYAFDTFLLNEVLDELGKVFMPLTSKGGIAFDFQCPPSTWVYADYGKILQVFHNLISNALRYTSEGGRISIDVTDRGDNVGVAVADTGKGIAREFHDRIFQKYGQAKGERRGSGLGLFIVKNILEGHGSVITLESDTGMGTRFLFSLKKGSPPPEVPSRQGSLMLVGSESGSIRLVRLLLQKEGHEVEVFTRGAEALARLEKRLCDVILLHRPLSDMREEDFAYQVKSRPMLGDIPIILLSALRLKEWEGRFDLIVPLPVTKQILRKALAGLLDTRRCREASSPSQQTP; this is encoded by the coding sequence ATGGACCAGAGCGCAATGGACAATGAGGAGAAAAGCCTCCTTGATGCCGTCTTTTCCTCCATGGGAGACGGCGTCTATTATACCGACGGAGAGCGCCGCATCCTCAGGTGGAACCGCGCCGCCGAGGAGCTCTCGGGATACCACGAGGATGAGGTCCTCGGGCGTCCCTGCAGCGAGATCCTGAACCACACCAGCAAGTGCGGCAAAGAGCTCTGCACCGAGGGCTGCCCCCTTGTGAAGGTCATGGAAGGCGATACCAGCGTCTTTGTCGAGGAGGTGTGGCTCAGGAGAAAGGATGGGAAGCGCGTGCCCGTCGAGGTGAACTGCACAACGGTGAGGGATGAGGGGGGAAACCTGCTGGGGATGGTGGAGATCTTCCGCGACAGGACAAAGCAGTGGGACCTGGCGCGCCTGCGCGAGGAGTTTCTTGCCGCCATGACCCATGACCTCAAGAGCCCCATGAGCGCCATCATAGGCTTTACCGATCTGCTGGCCGACCCGCGCCTCGGCGAGATCCCCGAGGCGAAAATGGAATTCGTCAGAATGATCCAGCACTCGAGCACCATGGTCCTCGCCATGATAAGCAATATCCTGGACAGCGCCCGCATAGAGGCGGGGCAGATGCTCTATGCCTTTGACACCTTCCTGCTGAACGAAGTGCTTGACGAGCTGGGCAAGGTCTTCATGCCCCTTACCTCAAAGGGGGGTATTGCCTTTGATTTTCAGTGCCCTCCCTCAACATGGGTCTATGCCGATTATGGAAAAATTCTGCAGGTCTTCCACAACCTGATAAGCAATGCCCTCCGTTACACCTCTGAAGGGGGGAGGATCAGCATTGACGTGACCGATAGAGGGGATAACGTAGGCGTGGCGGTGGCCGACACGGGGAAAGGCATCGCCCGGGAGTTCCATGACAGGATCTTCCAGAAGTACGGGCAGGCGAAGGGCGAGCGCCGCGGGAGCGGCCTCGGCCTCTTTATCGTGAAAAACATCCTGGAGGGCCACGGTTCAGTGATTACCCTTGAAAGCGATACGGGCATGGGGACCCGGTTCCTCTTCAGCCTGAAGAAGGGCTCGCCTCCCCCCGAGGTGCCGTCCCGCCAGGGGAGCCTCATGCTGGTGGGCTCAGAGTCGGGGAGCATCCGCCTTGTCAGGCTCTTGCTGCAGAAAGAGGGCCACGAGGTGGAGGTCTTCACGCGGGGCGCAGAGGCTCTTGCACGCCTGGAAAAGCGCCTGTGCGACGTCATCCTGCTCCACAGGCCCCTCTCGGATATGCGGGAGGAGGACTTTGCCTACCAGGTGAAGAGCAGACCGATGCTTGGCGACATTCCTATTATACTGCTCTCGGCCCTGAGGCTCAAGGAATGGGAGGGCCGCTTTGACCTCATAGTCCCTCTCCCCGTCACCAAGCAGATTCTCAGGAAGGCTCTGGCGGGGCTGCTAGACACTCGCCGCTGCAGAGAAGCATCTTCACCGTCTCAGCAAACTCCGTGA
- a CDS encoding response regulator: MAKKKIYVAEDNPLQVVLLKAALKSGEDQEILFFGDGLEIYQKVQQEKPDLLILDIILPSLSGLAVSRLVKFNDLYRDIPVLVTSSITDANIREKALAAGADMFLPKPFQITEFAETVKMLLCSGECLAAPPEPS; this comes from the coding sequence ATGGCAAAGAAAAAAATCTACGTGGCAGAAGACAATCCTCTCCAGGTCGTGCTGCTGAAGGCGGCCCTGAAGTCCGGTGAGGACCAGGAGATTCTCTTTTTCGGCGACGGCCTCGAGATTTACCAGAAGGTCCAGCAGGAAAAACCGGACCTCCTGATCCTGGACATTATTCTCCCTTCCCTCTCGGGCCTCGCAGTGTCGAGGCTCGTGAAATTCAACGATCTTTACCGGGATATCCCGGTGCTGGTCACCTCTTCCATCACCGACGCGAATATCAGGGAGAAGGCCCTCGCCGCAGGGGCCGACATGTTCCTTCCCAAGCCCTTTCAAATCACGGAGTTTGCTGAGACGGTGAAGATGCTTCTCTGCAGCGGCGAGTGTCTAGCAGCCCCGCCAGAGCCTTCCTGA
- a CDS encoding prepilin-type N-terminal cleavage/methylation domain-containing protein, with protein MRERGKAWFLKGMSLPELIAAMIIVSFLSGILVVMLLAGKKTYQASVARGKGRQDLTAAMYNITEDLKDTRLSFVTVSADRRAFSAISAYDTSGTFTTDTVTGAPVWKKFVVYYLKAGTTNLMRREVYGTFTAALTADELTAQCNGTGKLVASDVLSLSIATDAINKSMTLSVTVRNTSRHGTIDEQTQQAVIYPAN; from the coding sequence ATGAGAGAGAGAGGAAAGGCCTGGTTTCTGAAGGGCATGAGCCTTCCCGAGCTGATTGCAGCCATGATCATTGTATCCTTCCTGTCGGGCATCCTCGTGGTCATGCTGCTTGCGGGGAAGAAGACCTACCAGGCATCGGTGGCGCGCGGCAAGGGGCGCCAGGACCTCACCGCAGCAATGTATAATATCACCGAGGACCTGAAGGACACCAGGCTGTCCTTTGTCACGGTCTCAGCGGACCGCAGGGCCTTCAGCGCCATCTCGGCCTATGACACATCCGGGACTTTCACCACCGATACCGTGACGGGGGCTCCCGTGTGGAAAAAGTTTGTCGTGTACTATCTCAAGGCCGGCACTACCAATCTGATGCGCCGTGAGGTCTACGGCACCTTCACCGCCGCCCTCACGGCAGATGAGCTGACGGCGCAATGCAATGGCACAGGAAAGCTTGTGGCTTCCGATGTGCTGTCGCTGAGCATTGCCACCGACGCTATCAATAAATCAATGACGCTCTCCGTGACGGTCAGGAACACGAGCCGGCACGGCACCATCGACGAACAGACGCAGCAGGCCGTCATATACCCGGCCAACTAG
- a CDS encoding prepilin-type N-terminal cleavage/methylation domain-containing protein: MKKSQGFTLIESLIAFVLIAILIITLVSVFSMQRRGMQASENRVKAAFLGRSVLEGMKTRTFDDIYAYSGKVTYTGLDDSAQGVKDKVHTLEILYNVSVEAQGADKKIVWVDLSWTERGGRSAAFQTKHEVVETVFTRLK; the protein is encoded by the coding sequence ATGAAAAAAAGCCAGGGATTCACACTCATCGAGAGCCTGATAGCCTTTGTGCTCATCGCCATCCTTATCATCACGCTGGTGTCAGTGTTTTCGATGCAGCGCAGGGGCATGCAGGCATCGGAGAACAGGGTCAAGGCGGCCTTCCTGGGAAGGAGCGTGCTGGAAGGCATGAAGACCAGGACCTTTGACGATATTTACGCGTACTCAGGCAAAGTGACTTACACGGGCCTCGACGACAGCGCACAGGGCGTGAAGGATAAAGTGCATACGCTCGAGATCCTCTACAACGTATCGGTAGAGGCCCAGGGAGCCGACAAGAAAATCGTATGGGTCGATCTGTCGTGGACCGAGAGAGGCGGCAGGTCGGCGGCATTCCAGACAAAGCACGAGGTGGTGGAGACGGTCTTCACGAGGCTGAAATAA